One stretch of Arachis hypogaea cultivar Tifrunner chromosome 20, arahy.Tifrunner.gnm2.J5K5, whole genome shotgun sequence DNA includes these proteins:
- the LOC112784416 gene encoding basic form of pathogenesis-related protein 1 produces MRAKVIIISFISVLLVRCILGQDFSRGYLDGQNVAREIVGVKPLKWNPELAGVAQKFLNNHIVDCLEGQLITSTASPNYGQTTARNVLFNNFTAADAVASWVAQKDYYDFESNSCIGGYCGCYTQVVWRTSTHIGCARVNCRNGGTLVTCIYRPRGNLPNQRPY; encoded by the coding sequence ATGAGGGCGAAGGTGATAATAATAAGTTTTATAAGCGTGCTTTTGGTACGATGCATACTGGGTCAAGACTTTTCAAGAGGGTACTTGGATGGTCAAAACGTTGCACGGGAAATCGTTGGGGTTAAGCCACTAAAGTGGAATCCAGAGCTAGCAGGAGTTGCTCAAAAGTTTTTGAATAACCACATTGTAGATTGTCTTGAGGGACAGTTAATAACATCAACCGCTTCTCCTAATTATGGCCAGACCACTGCACGTAATGTGTTATTCAATAACTTTACGGCAGCAGATGCTGTGGCGTCGTGGGTGGCACAGAAAGATTACTACGACTTCGAATCCAACTCTTGCATTGGTGGCTATTGTGGTTGCTATACTCAAGTTGTTTGGAGGACATCTACTCATATAGGATGCGCTAGAGTTAATTGCCGAAATGGAGGCACCCTTGTTACGTGCATTTATCGCCCTCGGGGCAACCTTCCAAATCAACGTCCTTACTAA
- the LOC112785342 gene encoding uncharacterized protein, whose product MMFMNKESDPILCRTFPTFLDGAALIWFSNLPEGSISNFDELANKFVNHFAASKIYVHNSNYLSTIKQGPHESLKDYITKSPPSRLKKQPPSWEIPRPYYTPLNTKREDIIKDILHSKLIKPPNRAGTYQDQRYVDKSKYCTFHQKYRHITDDCVIAKDLLERLARQGLLDKYIDTRGRKRNTENLGQHSKTTDNPQDKGKKGGGCTNSARKRSYRTMMSVTGSSSSQSINPDKPRISFLPKDYKASDRNLDDPVAISAQVREPLVKKVLMDPVSSAYVLFYSTFQKMKLSDKAVQPSSGKLVGFSSERVPIRGYIWLQTTLGNYPDCKTIDIQYLVIDCKSPYNIILGRPSLNAFNAIISTVHLCVKFLSQDNKVVIIHRDQREAKKCYNASLKNEYSRQPEQQYVQAVYNSEQLPQ is encoded by the exons ATGATGTTCATGAACAAAGAATCCGACCCAATCCTATGTCGTACCTTCCCCACCTTCCTAGATGGAGCCGCCCTGATCTGGTTCTCCAACCTCCCTGAAGGCTCCATTTCCAACTTCGATGAGCTGGCCAACAAGTTCGTCAACCATTTCGCAGCATCCAAGATATACGTGCACAACTCCAACTACCTGAGCACTATAAAGCAGGGGCCACATGAAAGCTTGAAGGACTACATAACCAAAAGTCCACCTTCACGCCTTAAAAAGCAGCCTCCGTCCTGGGAAATTCCAAGACCATA CTACACTCCCCTCAACACCAAGAGAGAGGACATCATCAAAGACATCCTGCATTCAAAGCTCATTAAGCCTCCAAACAGAGCTGGCACATACCAAGACCAGCGATACGTAGACAAATCCAAATACTGCACTTTCCATCAGAAATACAGACACATAACAGATGACTGCGTTATAGCAAAGGACCTTCTCGAAAGGTTGGCCCGCCAAGGCCTATTAGACAAGTATATTGATACCCGAGGAAGAAAGCGAAATACAGAAAACCTCGGCCAACATTCCAAAACGACTGACAATCCCCAAGATAAAGGGAAAAAAG GCGGAGGATGCACCAACTCGGCTAGGAAGAGATCCTACCGGACTATGATGTCAGTGACGGGATCAAGTTCGTCTCAATCCATCAACCCAGATAAACCAAGGATCTCATTCCTCCCCAAGGACTACAAGGCAAGCGATCGCAACCTTGACGACCCAGTGGCCATCTCTGCACAAGTTAGAGAGCCGTTGGTAAAGAAAGTCCTAATGGACCCAGTGAGTAGTGCATATGTACTATTCTACTCAACATTTCAGAAAATGAAGCTAAGTGACAAAGCCGTCCAACCATCATCCGGGAAACTGGTAGGTTTCTCAAGTGAGCGAGTTCCTATCCGAGGTTATATCTGGTTACAAACTACACTTGGCAATTACCCTGACTGTAAAACCATAGACATACAATACTTAGTCATTGATTGCAAAAGTCCTTACaatataattctaggaagaccctcaTTGAATGCTTTCAATGCTATTATTTCTACTGTGCATTTGTGTGTTAAGTTTCTTTCGCAGGATAACAAAGTAGTGATAATTCATCGAGATCAAAGAGAGGCCAAGAAGTGCTATAATGCCAGCCTAAAAAATGAATATTCAAGACAACCTGAACAACAATACGTCCAAGCAGTATACAACTCAGAACAATTACCCCAGTAG